A portion of the Plodia interpunctella isolate USDA-ARS_2022_Savannah chromosome 4, ilPloInte3.2, whole genome shotgun sequence genome contains these proteins:
- the LOC128669094 gene encoding mitochondrial inner membrane protease subunit 1, with the protein MGFVKFIGRSCGFAGYVLQYACITHCTFEYVGDLVMCSGPSMEPTLESNNILFTEHISPRLQRLKRGDIVIARNPSNPKQNICKRIVGMPGDRMRGHFPRYNQVVPRGHVWLEGDNSSNSADSRVYGAVPEGLIRSRVICRVWPLDKIASLTSY; encoded by the exons atgggttttgtaaaatttattggaaGATCTTGTGGTTTTGCTggatatgttttacaatacgCCTGCATCACACACTGTACTTTTGAGTATGTAGGAGACTTGGTTATG TGTTCTGGGCCTTCCATGGAACCAACATTAGAATCTAACAACATACTATTTACAGAACACATATCTCCTAGACTACAAAGATTAAAACGTGGTGATATAGTCATAGCTCGCAATCCTTCAAATCCAAAACAGAATATATGCAAAAGAATAGTTGGTATGCCCGGCGACAGAATGAGAGGACATTTCCCGAGGTATAATCAGGTTGTACCCAGAGGTCACGTTTGGTTGGAAGGAGATAATTCTAGTAATTCTGCAGACTCTAGGGTGTATGGAGCGGTACCAGAAGGTCTAATTCGTAGTAGAGTTATATGTAGAGTTTGGCCTTTGGATAAAATAGCTTCGTTGACAAGCtattaa
- the LOC128669085 gene encoding lysosomal acid glucosylceramidase-like, with the protein MERVGVLNIILSFTFLLATQGLSEDLPCAARDVGIEGRSIVCVCNATYCDTIYREAVPPGTYFMYTSSNAGKRFEKSSGVIEVAEESFDDDETGADIISDFKNFPAYDDEDDDFQETIWNRVVLRLFTIIRSQFLEGFGGSVTDAAAINWRKLSDPTQREFIRSYFSTDGLEYNLIRVPIGGADFSTHPYTYNELPWNDGALSNFSLSDEDFFFKLPMIKLAQEAAPEEIKITASTWSPPIWMKTNERITGFGQVKPEFYQSYADYHIRFIEEYEKAEVKIWAITTTNEPINGIVPIVNFNSLGWTPAQLGRWVANNLGPTVRNSKFNQTLILAVDDQRYIIPIWLRGMESADPRSIEYIDGIAIHYYGNFVPPDILSRIHHRYPGKILLSTEACEGPMPWDLLKVEVGSWARARRYTRNILEDLNNYVVGWIDWNLCLDPEGGPNWAENFVDAPILVYEENDEFIKQPMFYAMGHFSKFIPRGSRVIRAARRSLATLENIAVLTPRDTIVMVIQNRYTSERSVRINIDNTRFIRFRMEPESIKTIEINPNS; encoded by the exons ATGGAGAGGGTAGGGGTCTTAAACATTATACTGTCATTCACATTTCTATTAGCAACTCAAGGATTATCTG aAGACCTGCCCTGCGCAGCTCGCGATGTGGGCATCGAGGGTCGATCCATCGTCTGCGTGTGCAATGCCACCTACTGCGACACGATATACAGGGAGGCAGTGCCGCCTGGCACCTACTTCATGTACACATCCAGCAAT GCGGGTAAACGATTTGAAAAATCAAGTGGGGTCATAGAAGTGGCGGAGGAGTcgtttgatgatgatgaaaccGGTGCTGACATTATTTCGGATTTTAAAAACTTCCCCGCCTATGATGACGAAGACGACGACTTTCAGG AAACCATCTGGAACAGAGTGGTCCTGAGGTTATTCACCATCATCCGATCCCAGTTTCTGGAGGGATTCGGTGGATCTGTCACTGACGCCGCCGCTATCAACTGGAGGAAGCTGTCGGATCCCACTCAGAGAGAGTTTATCAG aTCATACTTCAGCACAGACGGGCTGGAGTACAATCTTATCCGGGTCCCCATTGGTGGCGCGGACTTCTCAACGCACCCATACACTTACAACGAATTGCCGTGGAACGATGGCGCGCTCTCCAACTTCTCTCTAAGCGATGAAGACTTTTTCTTTAAG TTGCCAATGATCAAGCTAGCCCAAGAAGCGGCCCCCGAAGAGATCAAGATAACAGCCAGCACATGGTCCCCGCCCATCTGGATGAAGACCAACGAGAGAATCACCGGGTTTGGCCAGGTCAAGCCGGAGTTCTACCAGTCTTATGCCGACTACCACATACG CTTCATAGAAGAGTACGAAAAGGCCGAAGTGAAGATCTGGGCGATCACAACCACTAACGAGCCTATCAATGGCATTGTTCCTATCGTCAACTTCAACTCTTTAGGATGGACGCCCGCACAACTG GGTCGCTGGGTAGCAAACAATCTTGGCCCTACAGTCAGAAATTCCAAGTTCAaccaaacattaattttagcTGTGGACGACCAGCGCTACATTATACCTATCTGGTTGAGAGgt ATGGAGAGTGCAGACCCACGTTCCATAGAATACATAGATGGCATAGCTATCCATTACTACGGGAACTTTGTACCTCCAGACATCCTCAGCCGGATACATCATCggtatcccggaaaaatactGCTTTCCACTGAAGCCTGTGAAG GTCCGATGCCCTGGGACTTGCTAAAGGTGGAGGTTGGATCGTGGGCTCGAGCACGAAGGTACACAAGAAACATCTTAGAA GATCTGAACAACTACGTCGTGGGCTGGATCGACTGGAATCTCTGCTTAGACCCGGAGGGCGGCCCCAACTGGGCCGAAAACTTCGTGGATGCCCCCATCCTTGTGTACGAAGAGAACGACGAATTCATAAAGCAACCTATGTTCTACGCCATGGGGCACTTCTCCAAGTTCATCCCTAGGGGGTCACGGGTCATCAGGGCCGCTAGAAGAAGCCTTGCCACGCTTGAGAATATCGCCGTTCTTACACCCAGGGACACGATCGTCATGGTGATACAGAACAG gtacaCAAGTGAGCGCAGTGTTCGCATCAACATCGACAACACAAGATTCATACGATTCAGGATGGAGCCGGAATCTATCAAAACCATTGAAATAAAtccaaattcataa